A stretch of Triticum aestivum cultivar Chinese Spring chromosome 1D, IWGSC CS RefSeq v2.1, whole genome shotgun sequence DNA encodes these proteins:
- the LOC123168842 gene encoding putative glycine-rich cell wall structural protein 1 translates to MASKVSASCGLFLALNLLLFAVTSACPSCGDTGNNGGHGSSGGGRGGGGGSGSGGGGHGGGGGGGRGGGGGGYGGGSGGGGGSSGGGIIGGGPGGGIIGGGPGGGIIGGGSGGGGSGGGGGGGYGGGGGGGTSGWYGKCPTDALKLHVCANVLDLIKAKVGVPPLNDRCCPLLNGLVDLDAAICLCTAIKADVLGIHINLPIHLSLILNFCGKGVPTGFMCPT, encoded by the coding sequence ATGGCGTCCAAGGTGTCGGCTTCATGTGGCCTCTTCCTTGCCCTTAACCTCCTCTTGTTTGCAGTAACCAGTGCCTGCCCAAGCTGCGGCGACACGGGCAACAATGGTGGCCACGGGAGCAGCGGCGGCGGGagaggtggtggcggtggaagTGGCAGCGGCGGAGGAGGCCATGGAGGCGGGGGCGGTGGAGgccgtggaggcggcggcggcggatatgGAGGCGGAAGCGGAGGGGGTGGAGGAAGTAGCGGTGGTGGGATCATTGGCGGCGGTCCAGGTGGTGGCATCATCGGCGGGGGCCCTGGTGGTGGGATCATCGGCGGCGGGAGCGGTGGTGGTggaagtggcggcggcggcggtggcgggtatggaggaggaggcggcggcgggacgAGCGGGTGGTACGGCAAGTGCCCGACGGACGCGCTGAAGCTGCACGTGTGCGCCAATGTGCTGGATCTGATCAAGGCGAAGGTGGGCGTGCCTCCGTTGAACGACCGGTGCTGCCCGCTGCTCAACGGGCTCGTCGACCTGGACGCCGCCATCTGCCTCTGCACCGCCATCAAGGCCGACGTGCTAGGCATCCACATCAACCTCCCCATCCACCTCAGCCTCATCCTCAACTTCTGCGGCAAGGGCGTCCCAACCGGCTTCATGTGCCCTACCTAA